A portion of the Granulosicoccus antarcticus IMCC3135 genome contains these proteins:
- a CDS encoding glycine zipper 2TM domain-containing protein, whose amino-acid sequence MNPALPSKRADRLPGSISTARKLFLSAFLSTSLIAMSASTQASDRRVATERFTEYAPVVDVQPIYKKVRARTPRQECWTEQQQVLVGYEDVVIRDGSRSDNHRSQNSTGNVIVGSVIGGVIGNRLSRGQSSHSRTGATVAGAIIGGAIGNEASNGVSRHRSYERARHVESRPIYETRPVERCNNTVKAHSEQQLQYYNVTYRYKGREFVTQLPRDPGDRIELQVSVSPARR is encoded by the coding sequence ATGAATCCAGCACTTCCATCCAAGCGGGCAGATAGACTACCCGGCTCAATCAGCACAGCGCGCAAGCTTTTTCTCAGCGCCTTCTTGTCTACCAGTCTGATCGCCATGTCGGCCTCCACGCAGGCCAGTGACCGTCGGGTCGCCACCGAGCGTTTTACCGAGTATGCGCCAGTGGTTGATGTACAGCCCATCTACAAGAAAGTACGGGCCCGAACTCCTCGTCAGGAATGCTGGACCGAGCAACAGCAAGTGCTCGTCGGTTATGAAGATGTCGTCATTCGTGATGGATCCCGATCCGACAATCACCGTTCACAGAATTCAACAGGCAATGTCATTGTTGGCAGCGTCATCGGTGGTGTCATCGGGAATCGGTTAAGTCGTGGACAGAGTAGCCATTCACGTACTGGTGCTACCGTAGCCGGAGCCATCATTGGTGGAGCCATTGGTAACGAGGCCAGCAATGGCGTGTCACGGCATCGAAGCTACGAGCGAGCACGGCATGTAGAGTCACGCCCGATTTATGAAACACGACCGGTGGAACGCTGCAACAACACAGTAAAAGCCCACTCGGAGCAGCAATTGCAGTATTACAACGTCACCTATCGATACAAGGGACGGGAATTCGTGACTCAATTGCCACGCGACCCGGGCGATCGTATTGAATTACAGGTATCTGTTTCTCCGGCTCGTCGATAG
- a CDS encoding CsiV family protein, translating to MRITTITRYLRQAAQLLVISSLLMTGIAHARDYQIEVVLFENVDGRDLTAGGLYFPKLGRSLRLGTEDAVAAGFIPLEQNLSLAENAKSIAASRRYRLIRHLSWRQPGLAVDDAIPVRISLGETIPLYLPGSISEYQDFIPASADTSPERERKINTSTVNGSIKVHLGRFLHMDAQLVFTDIETQQSFRLSQSRKMRSRELHYIDNPRFGILTRILPIEDPEGSVPEAESTDNDEPIESAPEFIDENNREPGPEE from the coding sequence ATGAGAATCACCACTATCACCAGATACCTGCGGCAAGCCGCGCAACTGCTTGTCATCAGCTCCCTGCTCATGACAGGCATCGCGCACGCTCGCGACTACCAGATTGAAGTCGTTCTGTTCGAGAACGTCGATGGACGCGATCTGACCGCCGGCGGTCTGTACTTTCCGAAACTCGGACGCAGCCTGCGTCTGGGCACAGAGGATGCCGTTGCCGCCGGGTTTATCCCACTCGAACAAAATTTGAGTCTTGCAGAAAATGCCAAATCCATCGCAGCTTCACGCCGCTACCGACTGATTCGGCATCTGTCATGGAGACAACCCGGACTGGCTGTGGATGATGCCATTCCCGTACGCATCAGCCTGGGAGAAACAATACCGCTTTATCTGCCTGGATCCATCAGTGAATATCAGGATTTCATCCCAGCCTCCGCAGATACCTCCCCGGAGCGCGAGCGTAAGATAAACACAAGTACCGTCAACGGCAGTATCAAGGTTCATCTTGGCCGCTTTTTGCATATGGACGCACAGCTGGTATTCACGGACATCGAGACCCAGCAGAGTTTCCGTCTGTCACAAAGCCGAAAAATGCGCAGCCGTGAGCTGCACTATATCGACAATCCGCGATTTGGCATTCTGACCCGAATTCTGCCGATTGAAGATCCAGAAGGATCGGTACCAGAGGCTGAGTCCACAGACAATGACGAACCCATCGAATCGGCACCGGAATTTATTGACGAAAACAACCGCGAGCCGGGACCTGAAGAATAA
- a CDS encoding class I SAM-dependent methyltransferase, with translation MAKAEKVVQPTMAEQADRHLLYQASVQNPDFELDFIDDTFKKIRGRKPKSMREDFAGTAISSCQWVKRRRGNTAIAVDIDPEVLDWSRKNNIAKLTVAQQQRLELIEDDVLRVSTEKVDVLQAYNFSYWFFQERATMLAYFKRTREALNEDGLLFLDVFGGSECYQTQKEKRKVDGFKYIWEQAEFNAITNELKCHIHFHFPDKSKLKEAFSYTWRVWGARELREILAEAGFSESIVYRQEFDAETDEALDEYVATDEAEDYACWLGYIIAKP, from the coding sequence ATGGCCAAGGCAGAAAAGGTAGTACAACCGACCATGGCAGAGCAGGCGGATCGCCATCTGCTCTATCAGGCTTCCGTTCAGAATCCGGACTTCGAGCTGGACTTCATTGACGATACTTTCAAGAAGATTCGTGGACGCAAGCCCAAGTCAATGCGAGAGGATTTTGCCGGTACGGCCATATCCTCCTGTCAGTGGGTCAAACGCCGCCGTGGCAATACGGCCATCGCTGTCGATATCGACCCTGAAGTCCTTGACTGGTCGCGCAAGAACAATATTGCGAAGCTGACTGTGGCGCAGCAGCAAAGACTCGAACTGATCGAAGATGATGTGCTGAGAGTTTCCACGGAAAAAGTGGATGTGCTGCAGGCCTACAATTTCAGTTACTGGTTCTTTCAGGAGCGGGCCACCATGCTGGCCTACTTCAAGCGCACCCGTGAAGCTTTGAATGAAGATGGTCTGCTTTTTCTCGATGTGTTCGGTGGCTCTGAGTGCTATCAGACTCAAAAGGAGAAGCGCAAAGTGGATGGTTTCAAATACATCTGGGAACAAGCTGAATTCAACGCCATCACCAACGAGCTGAAGTGCCATATACATTTCCACTTCCCTGACAAGTCCAAGCTAAAGGAAGCCTTCAGCTATACCTGGCGTGTCTGGGGTGCTCGTGAGCTGCGAGAAATTCTGGCTGAGGCAGGATTCAGTGAATCCATCGTCTATCGACAGGAATTCGATGCTGAAACGGATGAGGCACTGGATGAGTATGTGGCCACCGATGAGGCAGAGGACTACGCCTGCTGGCTCGGTTATATCATCGCCAAGCCCTGA
- a CDS encoding ABC transporter permease has translation MDLIAVNRIAFQTIVRKEIRRFARIWVQTIIPPSINAVLYMLIFGSLIGSRISDMDGFRYIDFIVPGIIMMAVIINSYSNVVSSFFSSKMQYYIEELLVSPVSNITIVTGYVCGGMARGLLVGSLVAIVSLFFSDISPVHPLVTIVVAVLTSMMFSLGGLINAVFAKSFDDISIVPNFILTPLTYLGGVFYSISMLPPFWQTLSMFNPMLYMINGFRYGILGASDIPIWTSFFVILIFIASLGTIAMMLLNRGIGIKH, from the coding sequence CTGGACCTGATAGCGGTCAACCGCATTGCGTTTCAGACAATTGTCCGCAAGGAAATCCGGCGTTTTGCCCGTATCTGGGTGCAAACCATCATTCCACCTTCAATCAACGCTGTGCTTTACATGTTGATTTTCGGCAGTCTGATTGGTTCGCGTATCAGTGATATGGACGGGTTCCGGTATATCGATTTCATTGTGCCGGGCATTATCATGATGGCGGTTATCATCAATTCCTATTCGAATGTTGTCAGCTCATTCTTCAGTTCCAAAATGCAGTACTACATCGAAGAGCTTCTGGTATCGCCGGTCAGTAATATCACCATCGTTACCGGTTATGTCTGCGGTGGTATGGCACGTGGCCTGCTGGTAGGCTCGCTGGTCGCCATTGTGTCCCTGTTTTTTTCCGATATCAGCCCGGTTCATCCTCTTGTCACGATTGTCGTGGCAGTGTTGACATCCATGATGTTCTCACTCGGTGGTCTGATCAATGCAGTATTTGCGAAGTCCTTCGACGATATTTCCATCGTTCCCAATTTCATCCTGACGCCGTTGACCTATCTCGGTGGTGTTTTCTATTCAATCAGCATGCTGCCGCCTTTCTGGCAAACCCTGTCCATGTTCAATCCGATGTTGTACATGATCAACGGTTTTCGCTACGGCATTCTGGGTGCCAGTGACATTCCGATCTGGACAAGCTTTTTCGTGATACTGATCTTCATTGCAAGTCTGGGTACCATTGCCATGATGCTGCTCAACCGCGGTATTGGTATAAAACACTAG
- a CDS encoding ABC transporter ATP-binding protein, with the protein MNALSIAGLTKTYGEKVHALKGIDLDVPDGDFFALLGPNGAGKSTAIGIISSLVNKTAGTVRVFGHDIDKEPEYAKASIGLVPQEFNFNVFEPVLPTVLNVAGYNGISRSVALTRAEYYLKKLDLWEKRKAPARELSGGMKRRLMIARALMHEPRLLILDEPTAGVDLEIRRSMWSFLTELNEQHGTTIILTTHYLEEAEALCRNVAIIDGGEIVERGAVSQLLSRSMMETFVMDIQNDPDVAPDLSPYTVRLRDQNRIEVDVPHGHTLNELFSRLSANGIEVTSLRNKTNRLEEFFLRLVSRKPEAGA; encoded by the coding sequence ATGAATGCCCTGTCCATTGCCGGTCTGACCAAGACCTATGGCGAAAAAGTCCATGCCCTGAAAGGGATTGATCTCGATGTTCCCGATGGGGATTTCTTCGCTCTGCTGGGCCCTAACGGTGCCGGTAAATCTACCGCTATCGGTATCATCAGTTCACTGGTCAACAAGACTGCGGGAACCGTCCGAGTCTTTGGTCATGATATCGACAAAGAGCCCGAATACGCCAAGGCGAGTATCGGTCTGGTGCCTCAGGAATTCAACTTCAATGTCTTTGAACCTGTGTTGCCCACGGTTCTCAATGTCGCCGGATACAATGGTATCAGCCGCAGTGTCGCATTGACCCGGGCAGAGTACTACCTAAAGAAGCTGGATCTGTGGGAAAAGAGAAAGGCTCCTGCACGAGAGCTCTCAGGAGGCATGAAAAGACGCCTGATGATTGCACGGGCGCTCATGCACGAACCCCGATTGCTGATTCTGGATGAACCGACTGCGGGTGTCGATCTTGAGATTCGACGCTCCATGTGGTCCTTTCTGACAGAATTGAATGAGCAGCATGGTACGACCATTATTCTGACGACCCACTATCTGGAAGAGGCCGAGGCATTGTGTCGCAATGTTGCGATTATTGATGGCGGTGAAATTGTGGAAAGAGGGGCTGTCTCACAACTGTTGAGCCGTTCGATGATGGAGACGTTCGTCATGGATATCCAGAACGATCCGGATGTCGCACCCGATCTTTCACCCTATACCGTCAGGCTGCGAGATCAGAACCGAATCGAGGTTGATGTTCCTCATGGCCATACTCTCAATGAACTGTTCAGTCGCTTGAGCGCCAATGGGATCGAGGTGACGAGCCTGCGTAACAAGACCAATCGCCTGGAGGAATTTTTCCTGCGCCTGGTCAGTCGTAAACCGGAGGCAGGCGCGTGA
- a CDS encoding ATP-binding protein, protein MQSITSRLVIGTSLVLTVFVVLTALSVSYSVHQRAETARFDRLQGLVYGILGATEISDNARLTVNSSALPDPRLNQATSGLYAELMSIDGKRLWQSTSTASWVPDFVSRPIGDWMFENVERRGYPPLHRLQLATAWELDNGTELPFTVHVVDEADNLTSQLKRFDQTLWVSLMISAVALLIVQLLVLRQSLKPLRNIAEELEQIERGERDALSESVPRELSAMTSGLNTLLRTERERHAQYRHMLDDLAHSLKTPLTVLRNLLKPSLADSDTIQDQTRLMQTSIERHVQRANLRSPRYLAPAIPLRPVIERMAGSLNKLYDASTVSFVIKVDAYFLVRMDEADLFEIFGNILENACKYGAHNILIAGTAESRCLSIDDDGPGFPDMDLQQLVRRGVRADSQTPGTGMGLAAAAQLMANHGGRLEPGHSANGGARIELWFV, encoded by the coding sequence GTGCAATCCATCACCTCTCGCCTGGTAATCGGCACCAGCCTGGTACTCACCGTATTCGTGGTACTCACGGCGCTGTCGGTTTCCTACTCTGTTCACCAGCGAGCAGAAACCGCCCGCTTTGATCGACTGCAGGGGCTTGTCTACGGCATTCTTGGCGCGACTGAGATCAGCGACAACGCCAGGCTCACCGTCAATTCGTCCGCATTGCCAGACCCACGACTCAATCAGGCGACCAGCGGCCTGTACGCAGAATTGATGAGCATCGATGGAAAGCGACTGTGGCAAAGCACCTCGACTGCCAGCTGGGTACCCGACTTTGTGTCACGTCCTATTGGCGACTGGATGTTTGAAAATGTCGAGCGCCGTGGTTACCCTCCTCTGCATCGCTTACAACTGGCTACCGCCTGGGAGCTGGACAACGGCACAGAGCTACCCTTCACGGTTCATGTCGTGGACGAGGCTGACAATCTCACAAGCCAGCTCAAACGCTTCGATCAGACACTCTGGGTGAGCTTGATGATATCGGCTGTCGCTCTGCTGATTGTTCAGCTGCTGGTTTTACGCCAGTCACTCAAACCGCTACGCAATATCGCAGAAGAGCTCGAACAGATCGAACGCGGAGAGCGAGATGCTCTGAGTGAGTCGGTCCCACGCGAGCTCTCCGCGATGACCTCCGGGCTGAACACACTGCTTCGTACCGAGCGAGAACGTCATGCCCAGTATCGTCACATGCTCGATGACCTGGCTCACAGCCTGAAGACACCCCTGACGGTACTGCGCAACCTGCTCAAACCCTCTCTGGCTGACAGCGACACCATTCAGGACCAGACCCGGCTCATGCAGACATCAATCGAACGGCATGTACAACGCGCCAATCTGCGCAGTCCTCGCTACCTGGCACCAGCGATTCCGCTCCGCCCGGTAATCGAACGCATGGCCGGTTCCCTGAACAAACTCTACGATGCATCAACCGTTAGTTTCGTCATCAAGGTCGACGCCTATTTTCTGGTTCGAATGGACGAAGCCGACTTGTTCGAAATATTTGGCAATATCCTGGAAAACGCCTGTAAATACGGTGCTCACAATATCTTGATTGCCGGTACAGCCGAATCACGCTGTCTGAGCATTGATGACGACGGACCCGGCTTTCCCGATATGGATTTGCAACAACTGGTGCGTCGGGGCGTCAGGGCTGATAGTCAGACGCCGGGAACGGGCATGGGGCTGGCTGCAGCGGCACAGTTAATGGCCAACCACGGCGGCCGACTGGAACCGGGGCACTCTGCCAATGGCGGTGCCAGGATTGAACTATGGTTTGTCTGA
- a CDS encoding lytic transglycosylase domain-containing protein — MPFNFRQKTDTVKIIRNVVLCMAVMALAGFSKPAPLGDGNSSVTRKLWEVEQPVVFIKEPTALQNNVSAKPLIAVPVRRLASFVTEALLDPVLGEVSYREWASPGRYSPDRVLADLQSPMPERFYGVGFPDIRTHDKKVHLVSFTPDVVSNWNPMITWRDSAQEGQLQEPIAHVRCMGLSPQSVARRADRFESLILETSLEYDVSVSLIKAIVTEESCFNSQAVSPVGALGLMQLMPDTAQWLKVKNPLDPMDNLRAGVRYIAALQEQFDTLELALAAYNAGPGNVRRYKGVPPFAETQAYVQKVQAHYRRYVAATQLASR; from the coding sequence ATGCCATTTAATTTTCGACAGAAAACCGACACTGTGAAGATCATTCGCAACGTCGTGCTGTGCATGGCTGTCATGGCGTTGGCGGGTTTTTCAAAGCCTGCGCCGCTAGGCGATGGGAACTCCAGCGTTACCCGCAAGCTCTGGGAAGTCGAGCAGCCTGTTGTTTTCATCAAAGAACCTACCGCTCTGCAGAACAACGTCTCGGCAAAACCGCTCATTGCTGTCCCCGTCCGTCGACTGGCAAGCTTCGTGACAGAGGCGCTGCTGGATCCAGTGCTGGGTGAGGTCAGTTATCGTGAATGGGCGTCGCCAGGCCGGTATTCTCCAGATCGCGTGCTCGCCGATTTGCAAAGCCCGATGCCGGAACGGTTCTATGGTGTCGGCTTTCCGGATATCAGGACGCATGACAAAAAAGTACATCTGGTGAGCTTCACACCTGATGTAGTATCAAACTGGAACCCGATGATCACCTGGCGTGACAGCGCGCAGGAAGGCCAGCTGCAAGAACCCATAGCGCACGTCAGATGCATGGGCTTGTCGCCTCAGTCGGTTGCCAGGCGTGCCGATCGTTTCGAATCACTGATACTGGAAACCTCCCTTGAATACGATGTCAGTGTCAGCCTCATCAAGGCGATCGTGACCGAAGAGTCGTGTTTCAACAGCCAGGCGGTGTCGCCGGTTGGAGCGTTGGGCCTGATGCAGCTGATGCCTGATACAGCGCAATGGCTCAAGGTCAAGAACCCTCTGGATCCGATGGATAATTTGCGCGCCGGCGTTCGCTATATCGCCGCCTTGCAAGAACAGTTCGACACACTTGAATTGGCACTCGCAGCCTATAATGCAGGTCCGGGTAATGTCCGTCGATATAAGGGTGTACCCCCATTTGCCGAAACGCAGGCCTACGTCCAGAAGGTCCAGGCGCATTACCGGCGCTACGTGGCGGCAACTCAGCTCGCATCACGCTGA
- the mfd gene encoding transcription-repair coupling factor: MSTIDEPALLLSADAAPKSHWGRLYGASESLAIAEHARRCDDLLVIIAPSTTELLHLEVELRFFAGADLPVHLLSDWETLTYDRVSPHQDIISQRIRTLYSLGDARQGILLLTAAALMQRLPPRSFLDQHALIIRNGDTLALDEFRSRLVDAGYRLVTQVEEHGEFAVRGSILDLFPMSSNLPYRVEFFDDEIETIRTFDVDTQRGLDKAQEIELLPAHEFPLNEAGIALFRRQYRNSFAAESKNTPIYREVSEGRAPSGIEYYMPLFFEETSQLFHYLPESASFIMLDGAAEAFQSFENNTLDRYEQRRHDVERPILPPAEIYLSAADIHIELSKRNTINTQRYQIEKIGSDSINLATEAPGLYPLDPRGERPMGALQDFLGKFPGRVLFVAESTGRREALLDQLVGNRLQPETVDSWDAFLRSERTLCLTTAALDRGLQLPEARVAMITESQLGSGRIKRRERRRPTRDSEAIISNLTDLNLGAPVVHIDNGVGRYLGLTSLTLGDVTNEYLTIQYAGDDKLYVPVASLHLISRYAGASEESAPLHKLGTDTWQKVRRKAAEKAYDVAAELLEIHARRAARQGFAFPENSDNYTQFSLAFPFEETPDQLSAIEAVVADLRSPQPTDRVVCGDVGFGKTEVAMRAAFVAVDAGKQVVVLVPTTLLARQHHQNFMDRFADWPVQIESLSRFETAKEQKAILKKLESGGVDIIIGTHKLLSKDIKYQNLGLVIIDEEHRFGVRHKEHMKALRSEVDIVTLTATPIPRTLNMGLAGMRDLSIIATPPQHRHAIKTFVGEWSDVQIREACERELARGGQIYFLHNEVQTIERIVEDLERIVPSARINFAHGQMRESDLEQVMSDFYHQRFNILVATTIIESGIDIPSANTILINRADKLGLAQLHQLRGRVGRSHHRAYAYLLTPPKGSMTSDAEKRLQAIESLEDLGVGFTLATHDLEIRGAGELLGEGQSGQIQEIGFTLYSELLTRAVKALKSGKLPDYDKPLAHGTEVDLGVPALLPEDYVPDVHQRLIMYKRISNAVDSDALRELKIELIDRFGLLPPQTDRLFDVMRLRQRCEQLGIERLELNAAGGRIVFSPEPKIDPMALIQTIQRHSSTYRFDGKQVLRIIKSFEESSEAQAFLNELLDTLALPEAA, translated from the coding sequence ATGAGCACTATTGACGAACCGGCACTGCTGCTATCAGCAGACGCCGCACCCAAGTCCCATTGGGGCAGACTATACGGCGCCTCTGAATCACTCGCTATTGCCGAGCACGCCCGACGCTGCGACGATTTGCTGGTAATCATTGCCCCCAGCACCACCGAACTTCTGCATCTGGAGGTGGAGCTGAGGTTTTTCGCAGGCGCCGATCTACCGGTGCACCTGCTCAGCGACTGGGAGACCTTGACGTACGACCGCGTGTCGCCGCATCAGGACATCATTTCCCAGCGCATCCGAACCCTCTACTCCCTGGGTGATGCACGACAAGGCATTTTGCTGCTGACCGCGGCAGCTTTGATGCAGAGACTACCACCGCGAAGTTTCCTCGATCAGCATGCGCTGATCATCAGGAATGGCGACACACTGGCGCTGGACGAATTCCGCTCCAGACTGGTTGATGCCGGCTACCGCCTTGTGACTCAGGTCGAGGAGCATGGGGAATTTGCCGTGCGTGGCTCCATCCTGGATCTGTTCCCGATGAGCAGTAACCTGCCCTATCGTGTTGAGTTCTTCGATGATGAGATAGAAACGATTCGAACCTTCGATGTCGACACCCAGCGCGGTCTGGACAAGGCTCAGGAGATCGAACTATTGCCGGCCCATGAGTTTCCACTCAATGAGGCTGGAATCGCTCTGTTCAGACGCCAGTACCGCAACTCATTTGCCGCCGAGAGCAAAAACACGCCGATCTATCGGGAAGTCAGCGAAGGCCGTGCGCCATCAGGCATCGAGTATTACATGCCGCTGTTTTTCGAAGAGACCTCGCAACTGTTCCACTATTTACCCGAATCTGCCAGCTTCATCATGCTTGATGGTGCGGCCGAGGCCTTTCAGAGCTTCGAAAACAACACGCTCGACCGATACGAACAGCGACGCCACGATGTAGAGCGTCCGATTCTGCCACCTGCAGAGATATATCTCAGCGCTGCGGATATTCATATCGAGCTGAGCAAGCGCAACACGATCAATACGCAACGCTATCAGATCGAGAAGATCGGCAGCGACAGCATCAATCTGGCCACTGAAGCTCCCGGACTCTACCCGCTGGACCCTCGCGGCGAACGCCCCATGGGCGCCTTGCAGGATTTTCTCGGCAAGTTTCCGGGTCGTGTGTTGTTCGTTGCCGAATCCACCGGACGCCGGGAAGCCTTGCTCGACCAACTGGTCGGCAACCGTCTGCAACCTGAAACGGTTGATAGCTGGGATGCTTTTCTGCGCAGCGAACGCACGCTATGCCTGACCACCGCAGCGCTGGATCGAGGACTGCAGTTGCCAGAGGCTCGTGTGGCGATGATTACCGAGTCGCAGCTTGGCTCGGGAAGAATCAAGCGCCGCGAGCGACGCAGACCAACGCGTGACTCCGAAGCCATTATCTCCAACCTGACGGATCTGAACCTGGGTGCACCCGTCGTCCATATTGACAATGGTGTCGGCCGCTACCTTGGCTTGACCTCGTTGACACTGGGAGATGTCACCAACGAATATCTGACCATTCAGTACGCAGGTGATGACAAACTTTATGTGCCTGTTGCCTCTTTGCACCTGATCAGTCGCTATGCCGGCGCCAGCGAAGAGTCGGCTCCCTTGCACAAGCTGGGCACCGACACCTGGCAGAAAGTTCGTCGTAAAGCGGCCGAAAAAGCCTACGATGTCGCAGCCGAGCTACTGGAAATCCATGCTCGCAGGGCGGCGCGTCAAGGCTTTGCCTTTCCAGAAAATTCCGACAACTACACACAATTCAGCCTGGCCTTCCCTTTTGAAGAGACTCCTGATCAGCTTTCGGCGATTGAGGCGGTGGTGGCGGATCTACGCTCGCCGCAACCCACCGATCGCGTTGTCTGTGGCGATGTCGGCTTCGGCAAGACAGAAGTGGCCATGCGTGCTGCCTTTGTTGCTGTAGATGCCGGCAAGCAGGTCGTTGTGCTGGTACCGACCACCTTGCTGGCCCGACAACATCATCAGAATTTCATGGATCGCTTCGCTGACTGGCCGGTGCAGATCGAATCGCTGTCACGTTTCGAGACGGCCAAGGAACAGAAAGCCATTCTGAAAAAGCTCGAAAGTGGCGGTGTTGACATCATCATCGGTACCCACAAACTACTGAGCAAAGACATCAAGTACCAGAATCTGGGCCTGGTCATCATCGACGAGGAGCACCGTTTCGGGGTACGCCACAAGGAACACATGAAGGCGCTGCGTTCAGAAGTGGATATCGTCACCCTGACTGCCACGCCCATTCCGCGCACGCTCAACATGGGCCTGGCGGGCATGCGTGACCTGTCCATCATAGCCACCCCACCCCAGCATCGTCATGCCATCAAGACCTTTGTCGGTGAATGGTCCGATGTGCAGATTCGCGAAGCTTGTGAGCGAGAGCTGGCTCGTGGTGGTCAGATCTATTTTCTGCACAATGAAGTCCAGACCATCGAACGCATTGTCGAAGATCTTGAACGAATTGTCCCCAGTGCTCGTATCAATTTTGCACACGGCCAGATGCGTGAGTCGGACCTGGAACAGGTCATGAGTGACTTCTATCATCAGCGCTTCAATATTCTCGTGGCGACCACCATCATTGAAAGTGGTATCGACATTCCCAGTGCCAATACCATTCTGATCAATCGCGCCGACAAACTGGGACTGGCTCAGCTACATCAGTTGCGCGGCCGCGTCGGGCGCTCACATCATCGCGCCTACGCCTACCTGTTGACACCTCCCAAAGGTTCCATGACGAGCGATGCAGAAAAGCGTCTGCAAGCCATAGAATCACTGGAAGATCTGGGCGTCGGCTTTACCCTGGCAACGCATGATCTGGAAATTCGAGGTGCCGGCGAGCTGCTGGGCGAAGGCCAGAGCGGGCAGATCCAGGAAATCGGTTTCACTCTGTACAGCGAACTGCTGACGCGTGCGGTCAAGGCACTCAAAAGCGGCAAACTGCCAGACTATGACAAACCTCTTGCACATGGAACAGAAGTCGATTTAGGCGTCCCTGCCCTGTTGCCTGAGGATTACGTTCCAGATGTCCATCAGCGTCTGATCATGTACAAACGCATCTCCAATGCAGTCGATAGTGACGCATTACGTGAACTGAAGATCGAATTGATCGATCGCTTCGGCCTTCTGCCACCACAAACCGATAGACTGTTTGATGTCATGCGTCTGCGTCAGCGTTGCGAACAACTGGGCATAGAGAGACTTGAACTGAACGCCGCCGGCGGACGCATCGTCTTTTCACCGGAGCCCAAAATAGATCCAATGGCATTGATACAGACCATCCAGCGCCATAGCAGTACTTACCGATTCGATGGTAAGCAGGTATTGCGCATCATCAAGAGCTTCGAAGAGTCCAGCGAAGCCCAGGCATTCCTGAACGAGCTGCTCGATACACTGGCATTGCCAGAGGCCGCATGA
- a CDS encoding response regulator transcription factor, giving the protein MRALIVEDETTLREQLVNELRTQGFAIDETGDGEEGLYLALHMPIDIAIIDLGLPGRDGLSLIRALRQQDRTYPVLILTARDRWQDKVDGLEAGADDYLTKPFHIEELLARTRALLRRTGGWSDSVMHFERMSINTRTQQVSVDEKLIELTAYEYRVLVYLATQDGSVISKSTLLDHLYDEDTDRDPNVLEVFIRRLRQKLDADKTLNPIETLRGRGYRLALSRKQEQSSETSPETSPESPSDST; this is encoded by the coding sequence ATGCGTGCACTGATCGTTGAAGATGAAACCACCCTGCGAGAGCAGTTGGTGAACGAGCTACGCACACAGGGTTTCGCCATTGATGAAACCGGTGACGGTGAGGAAGGTCTTTACCTTGCGCTGCATATGCCAATCGATATTGCCATTATCGATCTGGGTCTACCCGGTCGAGATGGTCTGTCCCTGATCAGAGCCTTGCGTCAGCAAGACAGGACCTACCCCGTTCTGATACTGACCGCCCGTGATCGCTGGCAGGACAAGGTTGATGGACTGGAAGCTGGCGCAGATGATTACCTGACCAAACCTTTTCACATCGAAGAACTGTTGGCACGCACTCGCGCCCTGCTGCGACGCACAGGCGGCTGGAGCGACTCGGTCATGCATTTCGAACGCATGAGCATCAACACACGTACCCAGCAGGTGTCCGTTGATGAAAAACTGATAGAACTGACAGCCTACGAATATCGCGTACTGGTCTACCTTGCGACTCAGGATGGCAGTGTCATCAGTAAATCCACACTACTCGATCACCTCTACGACGAAGATACGGACCGTGACCCCAATGTACTGGAGGTCTTCATTCGCAGACTTCGCCAGAAGCTTGATGCCGACAAGACATTGAATCCGATTGAAACCTTGCGTGGTCGCGGCTACCGACTGGCCCTGTCACGCAAGCAGGAACAGTCGTCCGAGACATCGCCTGAGACTTCGCCCGAATCACCATCCGATTCCACTTGA